In the Primulina eburnea isolate SZY01 unplaced genomic scaffold, ASM2296580v1 ctg1224_ERROPOS3294427, whole genome shotgun sequence genome, one interval contains:
- the LOC140820571 gene encoding non-classical arabinogalactan protein 30-like, translating into MASLLNASLLLQLSVLLLISTVLAAADSSAQSHFPPAAPPQLSPYHHPTVPTPTPSPSPAVQPPTQPTVKSPPHPPNTLPAKPPSYPSPTARNFVAVQGVVYCKPCKYVGVDTLMGAAPLAGAVVKLQCNNTKYHLEEQAKTDKNGFFFFMPHKVTTYGSHKCKVFLVSSALSVCQVPTDLNSGATGANLKPTKLPITTPDKKLPFKLFTVGPFAFEPLKKLPCK; encoded by the exons ATGGCTTCCCTCCTAAATGCTTCACTTCTTCTTCAGCTTTCCGTGCTGCTGCTTATCTCCACAGTCTTGGCTGCTGCAGACTCCAGCGCACAGTCACACTTCCCGCCGGCTGCCCCTCCGCAGCTTTCTCCCTACCATCACCCTACTGTCCCTACACCTACTCCAAGCCCCTCACCTGCAGTCCAACCTCCCACTCAGCCGACCGTTAAATCTCCGCCGCATCCACCAAACACCCTACCAGCGAAACCACCGAGCTACCCTTCTCCAACAGCAAGAAATTTCGTGGCTGTTCAAGGTGTTGTGTACTGCAAGCCATGCAAGTACGTTGGAGTCGATACTTTAATGGGCGCAGCCCCTCTTGCGG GAGCGGTGGTGAAGCTGCAATGCAACAACACAAAGTACCACTTGGAGGAGCAAGCAAAAACAGACAAAAAtggcttcttcttcttcatgcCACACAAGGTAACGACATATGGTTCCCACAAATGCAAGGTGTTCCTAGTCTCTTCTGCCCTCTCCGTATGTCAAGTCCCCACTGACCTCAACAGCGGAGCCACCGGCGCTAATTTAAAGCCCACTAAACTACCAATCACCACCCCAGACAAGAAGCTGCCCTTTAAACTCTTCACTGTTGGACCCTTCGCCTTCGAGCCCCTTAAGAAACTGCCGTGCAAATGA
- the LOC140820572 gene encoding transcription factor bHLH115-like, with product MACPLEENPSNWVFDYSLLEDIPVPGGGLPSFDSNFQWAQSLDVVPPPTSLSVEFDFGFGNLDGTKEPSSRKRMKLGACVAPDSKAYKEKIRRDKLNDRFQELCSIIEPGKPPKPDKGVILNDAVNMVIQLRKEARRLQESCNKLQENVKEIKVEKNEIREEKTKLKAEKEKLEQQLKALNHPPGFLPHLPPIPPPQVIGSKLVPFLGYHGIPTWQLMPPTAFDTSEDHSLRPPVA from the exons ATGGCGTGTCCGCTGGAGGAAAACCCCTCGAATTGGGTGTTTGATTACTCCTTACTGGAAGATATTCCAGTCCCCGGTGGCGGTCTGCCTTCTTTTGACTCAAATTTCCAGTGGGCCCAATCACTTGATGTCGTGCCCCCTCCAACATCTCTCAG TGTGGAATTTGACTTTGGCTTCGGAAATCTGGATGGCACAAAGGAGCCAAGCTCTAGAAAGAG GATGAAGTTGGGAGCATGTGTTGCACCTGATTCCAAAGCCTACAAGGAGAAAATCCGACGAGATAAGCTGAATGACAG ATTCCAAGAATTATGTTCCATCATAGAACCTGGGAAGCCACCTAAACCAGATAAAGGTGTTATATTGAATGATGCTGTTAACATGGTTATTCAACTGaggaaagaagcccggaggctACAAGAATCATGCAATAAATTACAGGAAAATGTTAAAGAAATCAAG gtggagaaaaatgaaataagaGAAGAGAAAACGAAGCTTAAAGCAGAGAAAGAGAAACTTGAGCAGCAACTGAAAGCATTGAACCATCCACCTGGCTTTCTACCTCATCTCCCTCCTATTCCTCCCCCACAGGTTATCGGTAGCAAATTGGTGCCGTTTCTTGGATACCATGGGATTCCCACGTGGCAGCTTATGCCACCCACTGCTTTCGATACTTCAGAGGATCATTCTCTCCGCCCCCCAGTTGCGTGA